In the genome of Mucisphaera calidilacus, one region contains:
- a CDS encoding Hsp20/alpha crystallin family protein, with translation MLTRTTRNPIDQLFREFDRALAGNVACTPSSTQGWYPVDVSEVDDAYVIEAELPGFTRDQISINLEDNVLTIEADRSTGSDQITPAEGEGEGQTEQAQAEKPVATVHMRERRIEQVRRQFRLPRGLDAGRIDASLTDGVLTVRLPKSEQVLPRQIAIN, from the coding sequence ATGTTGACCCGAACCACCCGCAACCCGATCGATCAGCTCTTCCGAGAGTTCGACCGCGCCTTAGCCGGCAACGTCGCCTGCACACCCTCCAGCACCCAGGGCTGGTACCCCGTCGACGTCTCCGAGGTCGACGACGCCTACGTCATCGAGGCCGAGCTGCCCGGCTTCACCCGGGACCAGATCAGCATCAACCTCGAGGACAACGTCCTGACCATCGAGGCCGACCGCAGCACCGGCTCCGACCAGATCACGCCCGCCGAAGGCGAGGGCGAGGGCCAGACCGAGCAGGCCCAGGCCGAGAAGCCCGTCGCGACCGTTCACATGCGTGAACGCCGCATCGAGCAGGTCCGACGTCAGTTCCGCCTGCCGCGCGGCCTCGACGCCGGCCGGATCGACGCCTCGCTCACCGATGGCGTGCTGACGGTCCGACTGCCCAAGAGTGAGCAGGTCCTACCCAGGCAGATCGCGATTAACTGA
- the mutS gene encoding DNA mismatch repair protein MutS, with the protein MPEKTATPATHIPDGAQHQTPAMRQFHTFKQRHPDCVLFFRMGDFYELFYDDARLAHKVLGVTLTQRTKGIDMAGVPYHAVDGYLRRMIQAGYRVAVCDQVEDPAQAKGVVKRDVTRVVTPGTLTESSLLDDSKDNPLAAVAFLDNQRVAIAWAELSTGAFWVSELHENEVADELSRLDPSELIYSQTATNETPPRAQNLLQRLNLTATGRPGWQFHRTETLELIRKHYSVHALTGFGLRDDDPEIIPAGAILHYLHETQQMGADTPASLAHLQPPKRFPRENHLVLDEAALRSLEIVRTTRSESEDGSLLSVFERPDTALGRRTLRRWLCYPLRDKNTIETRHAAVEALTQTPRLVDALRENLADVQDVERILARLTLGRASPRDVVALGNSTAQAQAINDNLTDQHALEPLADQITRHADALNHAAAIITERCVEEPPPHLREGGLIRDTIDPELDEARSLQRDSQAWLARYQKQLVEQIGVPSLKVGFNKVFGYYIELTAAHRDKAPDDWTRKQTLKNAERFITPQLKEYENKVLHAESRAVEREKQLFDQLCTEIITAAPALRAFADAVAELDTLLCFTRTATRHRYVRPQLTDDATLDITDGRHPVLDQILRDNFVPNNTSLGGSQQPALALITGPNMAGKSTFIRQAALITLLAHAGSFVPAKAARIGRTDRIFTRIGASDELHTGQSTFMVEMAETARMCHHATGQSLIILDEIGRGTSTLDGLSLAWAIAEHFATRPEPPRVLMATHYHELTDLADQLPDNVLNLHVRVREWNDQVVFLHRIEPGTTDRSYGIHVAKLAGMPPQVVQRANQLLNALADQHAAQDIASVAKPDTTPHAETEMPLFSRVLDHPAVDALRNLNMDTMTPLQAFDTLRQLSEQARQA; encoded by the coding sequence ATGCCGGAGAAGACCGCAACACCCGCAACCCACATCCCCGATGGCGCGCAGCACCAGACCCCCGCCATGCGCCAGTTCCACACCTTCAAACAACGACACCCCGACTGCGTCCTCTTCTTCCGCATGGGCGACTTCTACGAGCTCTTCTACGACGACGCTCGCCTCGCACACAAGGTCCTGGGCGTCACCCTCACCCAACGCACCAAGGGCATCGACATGGCCGGCGTGCCCTACCACGCCGTCGACGGCTACCTCCGACGCATGATCCAGGCCGGGTACCGCGTCGCCGTCTGCGACCAGGTCGAAGACCCCGCCCAAGCCAAAGGCGTCGTCAAACGCGACGTCACCCGCGTCGTCACACCCGGCACCCTCACCGAATCCTCCCTCCTCGACGACAGCAAAGACAACCCCCTCGCCGCCGTCGCCTTCCTCGACAACCAACGCGTCGCCATCGCATGGGCCGAGCTCTCCACCGGTGCCTTCTGGGTCTCCGAACTCCACGAAAACGAGGTCGCCGACGAACTCTCACGACTCGACCCCTCCGAACTCATCTACAGCCAGACCGCCACCAACGAAACACCGCCCCGCGCCCAAAACCTCCTCCAACGACTCAACCTCACCGCCACCGGACGACCCGGCTGGCAGTTCCACCGAACCGAAACCCTCGAACTCATCCGCAAGCACTACAGCGTCCACGCCCTCACCGGCTTCGGACTCCGCGACGACGACCCCGAGATCATCCCCGCCGGCGCCATCCTCCACTACCTCCACGAAACCCAGCAGATGGGCGCCGACACGCCCGCCTCCCTCGCACACCTCCAGCCACCCAAACGCTTCCCACGCGAAAACCACCTCGTCCTCGACGAGGCCGCGCTCCGGTCCCTCGAGATCGTCCGCACCACACGATCCGAATCCGAAGACGGCTCGCTCCTCTCCGTCTTCGAACGACCCGACACCGCACTCGGCCGACGCACACTCCGGCGATGGCTCTGCTACCCCCTCCGCGACAAGAACACCATCGAAACACGGCACGCCGCCGTCGAAGCCCTCACACAAACCCCGCGCCTCGTCGACGCCCTCCGCGAAAACCTCGCCGACGTCCAGGACGTCGAACGCATCCTCGCACGACTCACCCTCGGCCGAGCCTCTCCCCGCGACGTCGTCGCCCTCGGCAACAGCACCGCACAGGCTCAAGCCATCAACGACAACCTCACCGACCAGCACGCCCTTGAGCCCCTCGCCGACCAGATCACCCGGCACGCCGACGCCCTCAACCACGCCGCCGCCATCATCACCGAACGATGCGTCGAAGAACCGCCACCCCACCTCCGCGAGGGCGGACTCATCCGCGACACCATCGACCCCGAACTCGACGAGGCAAGATCCCTCCAACGCGACTCCCAGGCATGGCTCGCCCGCTACCAGAAACAGCTCGTCGAGCAGATCGGCGTCCCCTCCCTCAAGGTCGGGTTCAACAAGGTCTTCGGCTACTACATCGAACTCACCGCCGCCCACCGCGACAAAGCACCCGACGACTGGACACGCAAACAAACCCTCAAGAACGCCGAACGATTCATCACGCCGCAGCTCAAGGAATACGAGAACAAGGTCCTCCACGCCGAGTCCCGCGCCGTCGAACGCGAGAAACAACTCTTCGACCAGCTCTGCACCGAAATCATCACCGCCGCACCCGCCCTCCGCGCCTTCGCCGACGCCGTCGCCGAACTCGACACCCTCCTCTGCTTCACACGCACCGCCACCCGGCACCGATACGTCCGGCCCCAACTCACCGACGACGCCACCCTCGACATCACCGACGGACGACACCCCGTCCTCGACCAGATCCTCCGCGATAACTTCGTCCCCAACAACACCTCCCTCGGCGGCAGCCAGCAACCCGCCCTCGCACTCATCACCGGACCCAACATGGCCGGCAAGTCCACCTTCATCCGACAGGCCGCCCTCATCACCCTCCTCGCACACGCCGGGTCCTTCGTCCCCGCCAAGGCCGCACGCATCGGACGCACCGACCGAATCTTCACACGCATCGGCGCCTCCGACGAACTCCACACCGGACAGTCCACCTTCATGGTCGAGATGGCCGAGACCGCACGCATGTGCCACCACGCCACCGGACAATCACTCATCATCCTCGACGAGATCGGACGCGGAACCTCCACCCTCGACGGACTCTCGCTCGCATGGGCCATCGCCGAACACTTCGCCACACGTCCCGAACCGCCACGCGTCCTCATGGCCACCCACTACCACGAACTCACCGACCTCGCCGACCAGCTCCCCGACAACGTCCTCAACCTCCACGTCCGCGTCCGCGAGTGGAACGACCAGGTCGTCTTCCTCCACCGCATCGAGCCCGGAACCACCGACCGCTCCTACGGCATCCACGTCGCCAAACTCGCCGGCATGCCCCCGCAGGTCGTCCAACGAGCCAACCAACTCCTCAACGCCCTCGCCGACCAGCACGCCGCCCAGGACATCGCCAGCGTCGCCAAACCCGACACCACCCCGCACGCCGAAACCGAGATGCCCCTCTTTTCACGCGTCCTCGACCACCCCGCCGTCGACGCCCTGCGTAACCTCAACATGGACACCATGACGCCCCTCCAGGCTTTCGACACACTCCGACAACTCTCCGAACAGGCCAGACAGGCATGA
- the nth gene encoding endonuclease III, which translates to MKPTTADKRRAARIYKKLLELYPDADCALHHRDPWQLVVATILSAQCTDARVNIVTPELFKAFPTPQAFADATPASIEPYVKTCGFFRNKAKNIHGAAIEVVETFQGEVPRTMEQLLTLPGVARKTANVVLGNAFGINVGMVVDTHIGRLAQRLGFTTFKDPVRIERDLMARFPAKNWTMLAHLLIAHGRAVCDARKPRCSTCPLKRSCPQNNVTNAA; encoded by the coding sequence ATGAAACCCACCACCGCCGACAAACGACGCGCCGCCCGCATCTACAAGAAGCTGCTCGAGCTCTACCCCGACGCCGACTGCGCCCTCCACCACCGCGACCCCTGGCAGCTCGTCGTCGCCACCATCCTCTCCGCTCAGTGCACCGACGCACGCGTCAACATAGTGACGCCCGAACTCTTCAAGGCCTTCCCCACACCCCAGGCCTTCGCCGACGCCACCCCCGCCAGCATCGAGCCCTACGTCAAGACCTGCGGCTTCTTCCGCAACAAGGCCAAAAATATCCACGGCGCTGCCATCGAGGTCGTCGAAACCTTCCAAGGCGAAGTCCCCCGGACCATGGAACAACTCCTCACCCTCCCGGGCGTCGCACGCAAAACCGCCAACGTTGTCCTCGGCAACGCCTTCGGCATCAACGTCGGCATGGTCGTCGACACCCACATCGGACGACTCGCGCAACGACTCGGATTCACCACCTTCAAAGACCCCGTCCGCATCGAACGCGACCTCATGGCACGATTCCCCGCCAAAAACTGGACCATGCTCGCTCACCTGCTCATCGCACATGGCCGAGCCGTCTGCGACGCACGCAAACCCAGATGCTCCACCTGCCCCCTCAAACGTTCCTGCCCGCAGAACAACGTCACCAACGCTGCATAA
- a CDS encoding DUF4149 domain-containing protein → MNTLKTLFAIQIIALGLWAGSTLMMGLGAPQIFWTMRDYQPMITAPQHYHVLLRNDDPQRLAGVIANKLFDQHAIIRYACASAAIATLLIIPWLGGKTSRTQLAILILALGCLLYEQQQVVPQMNDLYAVIYDPAKPEIDRAAARDAFHTLHKTAERTVGTEALLVLAALAVAPWAHAPKPAAQPAPQPAPADDA, encoded by the coding sequence ATGAACACCCTCAAAACACTCTTCGCCATCCAGATCATCGCCCTCGGACTCTGGGCCGGCTCCACCCTCATGATGGGCCTCGGCGCACCCCAGATCTTCTGGACCATGCGCGACTACCAGCCCATGATCACCGCGCCCCAGCACTACCACGTCCTGCTCCGCAACGACGACCCCCAACGACTCGCAGGCGTCATCGCCAACAAGCTCTTCGACCAACACGCCATCATCCGCTACGCCTGCGCCTCCGCCGCCATCGCCACACTCCTGATCATCCCCTGGCTGGGCGGCAAAACCTCGCGCACCCAACTCGCCATCCTCATCCTCGCCCTCGGCTGCCTGCTCTACGAACAGCAACAGGTCGTCCCCCAGATGAACGACCTCTACGCCGTCATCTACGACCCCGCCAAACCCGAGATCGACCGTGCCGCCGCACGCGACGCCTTCCACACCCTCCACAAAACCGCCGAGCGAACCGTCGGCACCGAAGCCCTCCTCGTCCTCGCCGCCCTCGCCGTCGCGCCCTGGGCCCACGCCCCCAAACCCGCAGCCCAACCCGCACCCCAGCCCGCACCCGCCGACGACGCATGA
- the argC gene encoding N-acetyl-gamma-glutamyl-phosphate reductase, translating to MTTRAAILGPTGYAGAELIRLLLGHPEAEVTYLASHRDELPDLRVEYPRLAAALDPAVAVARPVDPGAIAAAADVAFLALPHKASMSYAPALLDAGLRVIDLSADYRLSSVELYESVYGVEHVDADRVAETVYGLPEFFRERITADTRLLASPGCYPTAALLGIVPLMRGGLVDPASLIVNAASGTTGAGRSAKVGLLHAEANEGFAAYGTIGGHRHQPEIGDVLEVLGYPGVDPLFVPHLLPVDRGILATIYGTPRAGVRLEDVGRAFEVAYGGEPFVHVVDHLPSVKHVAGTNHVQVSFRLAETGSGSRLVVFVAEDNIVKGSSGQAIQAMNLMFGHEEGCGLMGV from the coding sequence ATGACGACACGAGCCGCGATTTTGGGGCCGACCGGCTACGCCGGGGCCGAGCTGATCCGCCTGCTGCTGGGGCATCCCGAGGCGGAGGTGACGTACCTCGCTTCGCACCGGGACGAGCTGCCCGACCTGCGTGTGGAGTACCCGCGTCTGGCGGCGGCGTTGGACCCGGCGGTGGCGGTAGCGCGGCCGGTGGATCCGGGGGCGATCGCGGCGGCGGCGGACGTGGCGTTCCTGGCGTTGCCGCACAAGGCGTCGATGTCGTATGCGCCGGCGCTGCTGGACGCGGGGCTGCGTGTGATTGACCTGTCGGCGGACTACCGGCTGTCGTCGGTGGAGCTGTATGAGTCGGTGTATGGCGTGGAGCACGTGGACGCGGATCGTGTGGCGGAGACGGTGTACGGGCTGCCCGAGTTTTTCCGTGAGCGGATCACGGCGGACACGCGGCTGCTGGCTTCGCCGGGGTGTTATCCGACGGCGGCGCTGCTGGGGATCGTGCCGCTGATGCGTGGCGGGCTGGTGGATCCGGCGTCGCTGATCGTGAACGCGGCGTCGGGGACGACGGGCGCGGGGCGGAGCGCGAAGGTGGGGTTGTTGCACGCGGAGGCGAACGAGGGTTTTGCGGCGTACGGGACGATCGGCGGTCATCGTCATCAGCCGGAGATCGGCGACGTGCTGGAGGTGCTGGGGTATCCGGGCGTGGACCCGTTGTTCGTGCCGCACCTGCTGCCTGTGGACCGGGGGATCCTGGCGACGATTTATGGCACGCCTCGGGCGGGGGTGCGTCTGGAGGATGTGGGGCGGGCGTTCGAGGTGGCTTACGGGGGTGAGCCGTTTGTGCACGTGGTGGATCATCTGCCGAGCGTGAAGCACGTGGCGGGGACGAATCACGTGCAGGTGTCGTTCCGGCTGGCGGAGACGGGCAGCGGATCGCGGCTGGTGGTGTTCGTGGCGGAGGACAACATCGTCAAGGGTTCGTCGGGTCAGGCGATTCAGGCGATGAACCTGATGTTTGGGCATGAAGAGGGGTGCGGGCTGATGGGGGTGTAG